A DNA window from Kitasatospora atroaurantiaca contains the following coding sequences:
- a CDS encoding LCP family protein, protein MSGQRAGSSDHDAGWWRDDAPYRDDASHGNSYQDSYEPRVPPRRRPEEDTPRPGGRAEARRAQGRAAGRGAPVEGGRAAARAAGRGKKKRSKKKVVAWVTASTLALIAAAGGAVYWKLNGNISTFGDDGLSKDRPAASSPDANGHTPVNVLLIGSDSRGGNNADLGGGEDAGARSDTTILLHIYADHKHAVGVSFPRDALVPRPACKLPNGKWTKAEASVMFNSAFSVGDTDAGNPACTQNTVEKLTNLRVDHTIVVNFQGFASMTSAIGGVDVCLPNAIYEGDLNPNLGRKGKQVFPKGEQKVSGQAALDYVRLRHGVGDGSDIGRMKRQQAFLSALIKDVKGKGMNPTTLLPLADAATKSLIVDEGLGSAAKLMSFALSLKDIDLHDIKFITTPWRYDGPRVALLPEADQLWAALKADRTLDGQDASGAGASAAPSDAAPTPSEAPSSVAPATVKGSGIRVGVYNGTTTAGLTAKAVTALKASKFTVTTVANASAQNHATTVVQYGPGEKAAAQTVASLFPGATLEASSRAGVSLVLGKDFAAANGAASGGASAAPGPLPSSISSGARSADDDPCANVSYG, encoded by the coding sequence ATGTCAGGCCAGAGGGCGGGGTCGTCCGACCACGACGCCGGATGGTGGCGCGACGACGCCCCTTACCGTGACGACGCCTCGCACGGGAATTCCTACCAGGACTCGTACGAGCCGAGGGTGCCGCCACGCCGACGCCCGGAGGAGGACACGCCGAGGCCCGGCGGCCGCGCCGAGGCCAGACGGGCCCAGGGGCGCGCCGCAGGTCGCGGTGCGCCGGTCGAGGGTGGCCGGGCGGCGGCCAGGGCGGCCGGGCGGGGCAAGAAGAAGCGCAGCAAGAAGAAGGTCGTCGCCTGGGTGACGGCCTCCACCCTGGCCCTGATCGCCGCAGCCGGCGGCGCCGTCTACTGGAAGCTCAACGGCAACATCAGCACCTTCGGCGACGACGGCCTCAGCAAGGACCGCCCCGCGGCCTCCTCGCCCGACGCCAACGGCCACACCCCGGTCAACGTGCTGCTGATCGGCTCCGACTCGCGCGGCGGCAACAACGCCGACCTGGGCGGCGGCGAGGACGCCGGTGCGCGCTCCGACACCACGATCCTGTTGCACATCTATGCCGACCACAAGCACGCGGTGGGCGTCTCCTTCCCCCGCGACGCGCTGGTCCCGCGCCCGGCCTGCAAGCTGCCCAACGGCAAGTGGACCAAGGCCGAGGCGAGCGTCATGTTCAACTCCGCCTTCTCGGTCGGCGACACCGACGCGGGCAACCCGGCCTGTACCCAGAACACCGTCGAGAAGCTCACCAACCTGCGCGTCGACCACACCATCGTGGTCAACTTCCAGGGCTTCGCCTCGATGACCAGCGCGATAGGCGGCGTGGACGTCTGTCTGCCGAACGCCATCTACGAGGGCGACCTCAACCCCAACCTCGGCCGCAAGGGCAAGCAGGTCTTCCCCAAGGGCGAGCAGAAGGTGTCCGGCCAGGCTGCGCTCGACTACGTGCGGCTGCGGCACGGTGTCGGCGACGGCTCGGACATCGGCCGGATGAAGCGCCAGCAGGCCTTCCTGTCCGCGCTGATCAAGGACGTCAAGGGCAAGGGCATGAACCCGACCACCCTGCTCCCGCTGGCGGACGCCGCGACCAAGTCGCTGATCGTCGACGAGGGCCTGGGCTCGGCGGCCAAGCTGATGTCCTTCGCCCTGTCGCTGAAGGACATCGACCTGCACGACATCAAGTTCATCACCACGCCGTGGCGCTACGACGGCCCCCGGGTCGCCCTGCTGCCCGAGGCCGACCAGCTCTGGGCCGCACTGAAGGCCGACCGGACGCTGGACGGCCAGGACGCCAGCGGGGCCGGCGCGAGCGCCGCGCCGTCCGACGCCGCCCCGACGCCGTCCGAGGCGCCGAGTTCGGTCGCGCCGGCCACGGTGAAGGGCTCGGGCATCCGGGTCGGCGTCTACAACGGCACCACGACCGCGGGCCTCACCGCCAAGGCCGTGACCGCGCTCAAGGCGTCGAAGTTCACCGTGACCACGGTGGCCAACGCCTCCGCGCAGAACCATGCCACCACGGTCGTCCAGTACGGCCCGGGCGAGAAGGCGGCGGCGCAGACCGTCGCGTCGCTCTTCCCCGGAGCCACCCTGGAGGCGAGCTCGCGGGCCGGCGTCAGCCTGGTGCTCGGCAAGGACTTCGCCGCCGCGAACGGCGCAGCCTCGGGCGGCGCCTCCGCCGCCCCCGGGCCGCTCCCCAGCAGCATCAGCAGCGGAGCCCGCTCGGCCGACGACGACCCGTGCGCCAACGTCTCGTACGGCTGA
- a CDS encoding HAD family hydrolase: MSITSHRPDVSSGGGLPFRLVATDLDGTLLNSAETVSDRTRAALAATVAAGALHIIVTGRSATWARPVFDEIGYTGLAVCGQGAQVYDAGVHRLLTSVTLDRRLAALALGKIEAETGPLAVAANQDGLDGSVLAGPGYELQIGSDLPIVQVDSSELLTTPLSKLYIQHPRLTDDDLAHVARQVAGDLVGVTMAGPGIVELLPLGLSKATGLAVAAHRLGVKAAGTIAFGDMPNDVPMFAWAAHGVAMANAHEQLLAVAAEVTAGNDEDGVAVVLERLFPAA; encoded by the coding sequence ATGAGCATCACAAGCCACCGACCCGACGTCTCCTCCGGTGGCGGCCTGCCCTTCCGGCTGGTCGCCACCGACCTCGACGGCACGCTGCTGAACTCGGCGGAGACCGTCTCGGACCGCACCCGTGCCGCCCTGGCCGCCACCGTGGCCGCCGGGGCGCTGCACATCATCGTCACCGGCCGCTCGGCCACCTGGGCCCGCCCGGTCTTCGACGAGATCGGCTACACCGGCCTGGCGGTCTGCGGGCAGGGAGCCCAGGTGTACGACGCGGGCGTGCACCGGCTGCTCACCTCCGTCACCCTGGACCGCCGGCTCGCCGCGCTGGCCCTCGGCAAGATCGAGGCCGAGACCGGCCCGCTGGCGGTCGCCGCCAACCAGGACGGCCTGGACGGCTCCGTGCTGGCCGGCCCCGGGTACGAACTGCAGATCGGCTCCGACCTGCCGATCGTCCAGGTGGACAGCTCCGAACTCCTCACCACCCCGCTCAGCAAGCTCTACATCCAGCACCCCCGGCTGACCGACGACGACCTGGCGCACGTCGCCCGGCAGGTGGCGGGCGATCTGGTCGGCGTCACGATGGCCGGCCCGGGCATCGTCGAACTGCTCCCGCTCGGCCTGAGCAAGGCCACCGGCCTCGCCGTCGCCGCCCACCGCCTGGGCGTCAAGGCCGCCGGGACCATCGCCTTCGGCGACATGCCGAACGACGTCCCGATGTTCGCCTGGGCCGCCCACGGCGTGGCCATGGCCAACGCCCACGAGCAACTGCTCGCCGTCGCGGCCGAGGTCACCGCGGGCAACGACGAGGACGGCGTGGCCGTCGTGCTCGAGCGGCTCTTCCCGGCGGCCTGA
- the serS gene encoding serine--tRNA ligase: MIDLRLLREDPDRVRASQRVRGEDVDLVDALLSADERRRSSGSRFDELRNEQKLLGKQIPKAQGDEKAALLQRASTLAAEVKAADAEQAEAKEEADRLVRQLANLIDPAAPVGGEEDFLTLEEIGTPRDFAAEGFEPKDHVELGRILGAIDTERGAKVAGSRSYYLTGVGALLELALVNMAIAQATAAGFIPMITPALVRPAAMDGTGFLGQAAENVYFLEEEDRYLVGTSEVPLAAYHMDEIIDVEKLPLRYAGYSSCFRREAGTYGKDTRGIIRVHQFEKVEMFVYTTPEEAEAEHRRLLQWEKDFLNALELPYRVIDVASGDLGASAARKFDIEAWIPTQGKYREVTSTSNTTEYQSRRLSIRMREEGNKVRPLATLNGTLVAVPRTIVAILENHQQADGSVVVPEALRPFLGGRAVLEPVK, translated from the coding sequence TGCGCGCCTCGCAGCGCGTCCGTGGTGAGGACGTCGACCTCGTCGACGCCCTCCTCTCCGCCGACGAACGGCGCCGGTCCTCGGGCAGTCGCTTCGACGAGCTGCGCAACGAGCAGAAGCTGCTCGGCAAGCAGATCCCCAAGGCCCAGGGCGACGAGAAGGCCGCGCTGCTCCAGCGTGCCTCCACGCTGGCCGCCGAGGTCAAGGCCGCCGACGCCGAGCAGGCCGAGGCGAAGGAGGAGGCCGACCGCCTGGTCCGCCAGCTCGCCAACCTGATCGACCCGGCCGCGCCGGTCGGCGGCGAGGAGGACTTCCTCACGCTGGAGGAGATCGGCACCCCGCGCGACTTCGCGGCCGAGGGCTTCGAGCCCAAGGACCACGTCGAGCTGGGCCGGATCCTCGGCGCGATCGACACCGAGCGCGGCGCCAAGGTGGCCGGCTCGCGTTCCTACTACCTGACCGGTGTCGGCGCGCTGCTGGAGCTCGCCCTGGTCAACATGGCGATCGCGCAGGCCACCGCGGCCGGCTTCATCCCGATGATCACCCCGGCCCTGGTCCGCCCGGCGGCCATGGACGGCACCGGCTTCCTCGGGCAGGCGGCGGAGAACGTCTACTTCCTGGAGGAAGAGGACCGCTACCTGGTCGGCACCAGCGAGGTCCCGCTCGCCGCGTACCACATGGACGAGATCATCGACGTCGAGAAGCTGCCGCTGCGGTACGCCGGCTACTCGTCCTGCTTCCGCCGTGAGGCCGGGACGTACGGCAAGGACACCCGCGGCATCATCCGGGTGCACCAGTTCGAGAAGGTCGAGATGTTCGTCTACACCACGCCGGAGGAGGCGGAGGCCGAGCACCGCCGCCTGCTCCAGTGGGAGAAGGACTTCCTCAACGCCCTGGAGCTGCCGTACCGGGTGATCGACGTCGCCTCGGGCGACCTCGGCGCCTCGGCCGCGCGCAAGTTCGACATCGAGGCGTGGATCCCGACCCAGGGCAAGTACCGCGAGGTCACCTCCACCTCGAACACCACCGAGTACCAGTCCCGCCGGCTGTCGATCCGGATGCGCGAGGAGGGCAACAAGGTCCGCCCGCTCGCGACGCTGAACGGCACCCTGGTCGCCGTCCCGCGCACCATCGTGGCGATCCTGGAGAACCACCAGCAGGCCGACGGCTCGGTCGTCGTCCCGGAGGCGCTCCGGCCGTTCCTCGGCGGTCGCGCCGTCCTGGAGCCCGTCAAGTAG